The following coding sequences are from one Clostridia bacterium window:
- a CDS encoding SRPBCC family protein — protein MPSITVHEHVAAPRDLVFRLACRIEDIQKYAEPVQKIEIVERGDGYVVSAWTVLLQGRPLHWTERDEFDEANYVIRYKQVKGDLAKFEGDWTFVESDGGTDVTLRVDFDLGIPMLAGLLNPIATALTKKSSEALVKAIKQQAEEAAGA, from the coding sequence GTGCCCAGCATCACGGTTCATGAGCATGTGGCGGCGCCGCGGGATCTGGTGTTCCGGTTGGCGTGCCGCATCGAGGACATCCAGAAGTACGCCGAGCCGGTTCAGAAGATCGAGATCGTGGAGCGCGGGGACGGGTACGTCGTCAGCGCCTGGACCGTTCTCCTCCAGGGGCGTCCGCTGCATTGGACGGAGCGCGACGAGTTCGACGAGGCGAACTACGTGATCCGGTACAAGCAGGTGAAGGGCGACCTGGCCAAGTTCGAGGGCGACTGGACGTTCGTGGAGAGCGACGGCGGGACGGACGTGACGCTTCGCGTCGACTTCGACCTCGGCATCCCCATGCTCGCGGGCCTGCTGAACCCCATCGCCACCGCTCTCACGAAGAAGAGCTCGGAGGCGCTCGTGAAGGCCATCAAGCAGCAGGCGGAGGAGGCGGCTGGCGCGTGA
- a CDS encoding purine/pyrimidine permease, whose amino-acid sequence DVDDRPPAGRTFLYVVQWFAYMAANVAVVPLVIGPAFGLAPDQVAALGGRTFLISGAVSALQVLFGHRLPLVEAPAGIWWAVLIQMAAIAGPGGFAHLGPALEAAMIVAGFCTAVLGFAGGIGRLIRGFTPAVTGTVLVLLALQLSGTFLKGVLGISAGHPEPDPVVAAISLAVLAVVVAVTLYGPGPVRSFGVLAGLVVGAALSAAFGRLHPVAFGAWVGWPEPFAWGAPRMDAGVTLVAVVTALVVLTNLVASLLAVGQVVGRRPPERAYDRAAVFTGLADVLAGVFPAVGFVPYTSSAGLVAMSGVAARRPFLWASILFALLGFLPAAGALLASVPSAVGYAVTMASFAQILSFGLRDYARLQFTPRDVFVVGLSVMAGTGVMSLDPATFASAPPIVRNLLSNGLIIGLVLAALLDHVVLRETRRTPGRAAPSSGK is encoded by the coding sequence GATGTCGACGACCGGCCGCCCGCCGGTCGCACGTTCCTCTACGTCGTCCAGTGGTTCGCCTACATGGCGGCGAACGTGGCCGTCGTGCCCCTCGTCATCGGGCCTGCCTTCGGCCTGGCTCCCGACCAGGTGGCGGCGCTCGGCGGGCGCACGTTCCTGATCAGCGGCGCCGTGTCCGCCCTGCAGGTCCTGTTCGGGCATCGCCTTCCGCTGGTCGAGGCCCCGGCCGGGATCTGGTGGGCCGTGCTCATCCAGATGGCGGCCATCGCCGGTCCGGGCGGCTTCGCGCACCTGGGGCCGGCCCTGGAGGCCGCCATGATCGTCGCCGGCTTCTGCACCGCCGTCCTCGGGTTCGCCGGCGGCATCGGCCGGCTCATCCGCGGCTTCACGCCCGCGGTCACCGGCACCGTCCTGGTGCTGCTGGCGCTGCAGCTCTCCGGCACGTTTCTCAAGGGCGTCCTCGGCATCTCCGCCGGGCATCCGGAGCCGGATCCCGTCGTCGCGGCCATTTCCCTCGCCGTTCTCGCGGTCGTCGTCGCGGTCACACTCTACGGCCCCGGCCCCGTGCGCAGCTTCGGCGTGCTGGCGGGCCTCGTCGTGGGGGCGGCCCTGAGCGCCGCCTTCGGCCGGCTGCATCCTGTGGCGTTCGGCGCGTGGGTGGGCTGGCCGGAACCGTTCGCCTGGGGCGCGCCGCGCATGGACGCGGGGGTGACGCTCGTGGCCGTGGTGACGGCGCTCGTGGTCCTGACGAACCTCGTGGCCAGCCTGCTGGCGGTGGGTCAGGTCGTCGGGCGGCGGCCGCCGGAGCGCGCGTACGATCGCGCGGCCGTCTTCACGGGGCTGGCGGACGTGCTGGCCGGCGTGTTCCCGGCCGTCGGCTTCGTGCCGTACACGTCGAGCGCCGGGCTCGTCGCCATGTCCGGCGTGGCCGCGCGCCGGCCCTTCCTCTGGGCCTCGATCCTGTTCGCGCTGCTCGGCTTCCTGCCGGCCGCCGGCGCGCTGCTGGCGTCCGTGCCGTCCGCGGTGGGCTACGCGGTGACGATGGCGTCCTTCGCCCAGATTCTTTCCTTCGGCTTGCGCGACTACGCGCGCCTGCAGTTCACGCCGCGCGACGTGTTCGTCGTCGGGCTGTCCGTGATGGCCGGCACCGGCGTCATGTCCCTCGACCCGGCGACGTTCGCATCCGCTCCGCCGATCGTCCGCAACCTTCTGAGCAACGGGCTGATCATCGGGCTCGTCCTGGCCGCCCTCCTGGACCACGTGGTCCTGCGCGAGACACGGCGGACGCCGGGGCGAGCGGCTCCTAGTTCGGGAAAATGA
- the trxB gene encoding thioredoxin-disulfide reductase — translation MVWWTQDGGVVSLDERVLDTLIIGGGPAGLTAALYAGRAGLRAVLVEKAVPGGQIATTDLVDNYPGFPDGILGPELSERMEKQARRFGTEIVFDEVVTMSRENGLWTVRANAGEWRTRTVILATGAHERKLGVPGEDEFRGRGVSYCAICDGAFFKGRHVAVVGGGDSALTEGMFLARICESVTIIHRRDELRAAKDIQERAFANPRIKWLWSTQVTAIEGDQGVRRLRLRSTKDGTESSLDVDGVFIYVGMVPQTEFVKGVVALNEAGYVLTDADLRTSAEAVWAAGDVRAGSLAQVATAVGEGTIAALEVESYLAKLDAGQKPAWDVDIPGPAAGAVAAAGAGRVASPAGSTEARS, via the coding sequence ATGGTATGGTGGACTCAAGATGGGGGTGTCGTTTCCTTGGATGAGCGTGTCCTCGATACGCTGATCATCGGCGGCGGCCCCGCCGGCTTGACGGCGGCGTTGTACGCCGGCCGCGCCGGGCTGCGCGCGGTGCTCGTCGAAAAGGCCGTGCCGGGCGGCCAGATCGCCACGACCGATCTCGTCGACAACTACCCGGGATTTCCCGACGGCATCCTCGGCCCGGAGCTCAGCGAGCGGATGGAGAAGCAGGCGCGGCGCTTCGGCACCGAGATCGTCTTCGACGAGGTCGTCACCATGTCTCGCGAGAACGGGCTGTGGACGGTGCGCGCCAACGCCGGGGAGTGGCGCACCCGTACCGTGATCCTGGCCACCGGCGCGCACGAGCGCAAGCTCGGCGTCCCGGGGGAGGACGAATTCCGGGGACGTGGCGTGTCGTACTGCGCGATCTGTGACGGCGCCTTCTTCAAGGGGCGCCACGTCGCGGTCGTTGGCGGCGGCGACTCGGCCCTCACGGAGGGCATGTTCCTGGCGCGGATCTGCGAGAGCGTCACGATCATCCACCGCCGCGACGAGCTTCGCGCGGCGAAGGACATCCAGGAGCGGGCGTTCGCGAACCCGAGGATCAAGTGGCTCTGGTCCACGCAGGTCACGGCCATCGAAGGGGACCAGGGCGTCCGGCGGTTGCGCCTGCGCAGCACCAAGGACGGCACCGAGTCCTCGCTGGACGTCGACGGCGTGTTCATCTACGTGGGAATGGTGCCCCAGACGGAGTTCGTCAAGGGCGTCGTGGCGCTGAACGAGGCGGGCTACGTGCTGACGGACGCCGACCTGCGCACCAGCGCCGAAGCCGTCTGGGCGGCCGGCGACGTGCGCGCCGGCTCCCTGGCCCAGGTCGCGACGGCCGTGGGCGAAGGCACCATCGCCGCCCTGGAAGTCGAATCCTACCTCGCCAAGCTCGACGCGGGCCAGAAGCCGGCGTGGGACGTCGACATCCCCGGGCCGGCCGCCGGCGCCGTGGCCGCGGCTGGAGCCGGTCGCGTCGCGAGCCCGGCGGGGAGCACGGAGGCGCGCTCATGA
- a CDS encoding aspartate aminotransferase family protein, producing the protein MTESYTIDALLDDYERYVNPSMARVMRFMGVEGYEVEARGAEVRTSDGSTYLDLGGYGVFFHGHSHPKVVAAVQRQAETLALSTRLLPNRPVVELARRLAESLPGDLQYTFFCNSGAEAVEGALKLARMYTGKPGVIATQGGFHGKTLGALSATGKDMYRQPFLPLLPGFRHVPFGDAAAVEQAFDETVGAVIVEPIQGEGGVIVPPDDYLARLRAICDARGAVLIVDEVQTGVGRTGPMWAIERSGVVPDIIASGKSLGGGIVPIGAFTARAEVFRPFDENPLIHTSTFGGNPLACAAGVAALDAIAEEGLLERGQEIGTAFMSGLREIQKEFPGALREVRGRGLLIGLEFADEGAGGAFIAALLHRKVVVVHSLNHPRVIRVMPPAIVTRDQIDYALESMRAAASEAAALAG; encoded by the coding sequence ATGACCGAGTCCTACACGATCGATGCCCTGTTGGACGATTACGAGCGTTACGTCAACCCCTCCATGGCGCGCGTGATGCGCTTCATGGGCGTGGAGGGGTACGAGGTCGAGGCCCGCGGGGCGGAGGTGCGGACGAGCGACGGCTCGACCTACCTCGACCTCGGCGGGTACGGCGTGTTCTTCCACGGCCACTCCCATCCGAAGGTGGTCGCCGCCGTGCAGCGGCAGGCGGAGACGCTCGCGCTGTCGACGCGCCTCCTCCCGAACCGGCCCGTCGTGGAGCTGGCCCGCCGGCTCGCCGAGTCGCTGCCGGGCGACCTTCAATACACCTTTTTCTGCAACTCCGGGGCCGAGGCCGTCGAGGGCGCGCTCAAGCTCGCGCGCATGTACACGGGGAAGCCTGGCGTGATCGCCACGCAGGGCGGCTTCCATGGCAAGACGCTCGGGGCGCTGTCGGCGACCGGCAAGGACATGTACCGCCAGCCGTTCCTGCCGCTGCTGCCCGGTTTCCGCCACGTGCCGTTCGGCGACGCCGCGGCGGTGGAGCAGGCCTTCGACGAGACGGTCGGCGCGGTCATCGTGGAGCCGATTCAGGGCGAGGGCGGCGTGATCGTGCCGCCGGACGACTACCTTGCCCGCCTGCGCGCCATCTGCGACGCGCGCGGGGCGGTGCTCATCGTGGACGAGGTCCAGACGGGCGTCGGCCGCACGGGTCCGATGTGGGCCATCGAGCGGAGCGGCGTGGTGCCGGACATCATCGCGAGCGGCAAGTCCCTCGGCGGCGGCATCGTGCCGATCGGCGCCTTCACGGCGCGGGCGGAGGTCTTCCGCCCGTTCGACGAGAACCCGCTCATCCACACCTCGACGTTCGGCGGAAACCCCCTTGCGTGCGCGGCCGGCGTCGCCGCGCTGGACGCCATCGCGGAGGAGGGGCTTCTGGAGCGCGGCCAGGAGATCGGCACGGCGTTCATGTCCGGCCTGCGGGAGATCCAGAAGGAGTTTCCGGGCGCCCTGCGCGAAGTCCGCGGCCGCGGGCTGCTCATCGGCCTGGAGTTCGCGGATGAGGGCGCCGGCGGGGCGTTCATCGCCGCGCTTCTCCATCGCAAGGTCGTCGTCGTGCACTCGCTGAATCACCCGCGCGTGATCCGCGTCATGCCGCCCGCGATCGTCACGCGCGACCAGATCGACTACGCGCTTGAGAGCATGCGCGCCGCCGCCTCGGAGGCGGCCGCGCTGGCGGGATGA